ATAAGGATGCCGAAGGCAAGCCGATCAAGGGCTCAGGCGGTCTGAAGAAAGCTTCGACCGATCCTGCCCAGATCCGCGCCTGGTGGAGGAAATGGCCGCATGCGCTTGTGGCGATCGCGACCGGTCACCCTACGCTGGATCTGGGCGGGCTCCGCCTGTTCGTCGTCGACTTCGACCCGCGCGTGCACGACGAGACGGGCGAGATCTTCGAGCTTGAGGGGCTGAAGGAAGCGACGGAGGCCCAGATCGGCTGTGCGCTGCCGAAGACCCGCGCGGCGATGACGCCTTCCGGCGGGGTTCACCTCTACCTGCTCCAGGGTGACGACGGGCCGCCGATCACAAACCGGGGCAATCTTCCGCGCCACGTGGATGTCCGCGGGCTCGGCGGCTACGTCATCGCTCCGCCGAGCGTGATGGGCGCTGACGCGATCAAAGGGCAGCGTGGTTTGCGGTATCGCTGGCTGCGCGGCGATGCAGATGCCCCGCTTGCTCTTGCGCCGGCGGCGCTGATCGAGGTGCTGCGCTCCAAGCCCGGCCCGCTGGGTTCCCATCAAAGTACTACTTTGATGGGGGCCCCGCCGTCAGGCGAAAACCTCGCGGGCGACCAGCCCGCGGCCGCTTCCCTTCCGGCTCCGCCGGCACGGGCGCGATCGGAAGGATCGCACCCTTCCGGGGATCCGGCGGCCGATGCGATCCGCAAATACGGCCTCGCAGCCCTCGACGAAGAGTGTCGCGAGCTCGCCGCGACGCCCATCGGCGGCGGGAAATGGGGCGGCCGCAACATGGGCATCTATCATGCGGCGCTGAAACTCGGCGGCCTGGTGACGTCGAGACCCTATCCGGCGCTCTCCGAAGCGGTGGTGAAGGCTGCGCTGCAGGCGGTGATCGACGCCATGCCGCACAACGATAATCCTGCCGGCGCGCGCCAGACGCTCGAAAACGGGCTTACCGACGGCATGGGTAGCGGCCGTGATCTCTCCGAGATGGCCGAGAATGCCCGACGCCGATCCGCGCGCCCGCGCCGCGCCACGCCCCCCGCACCCCCGCAGCCGGTTGCGAACGATAATCCGGCATCCTTCCGGCCTGGAAGGGAGGTAGGCCAATCTGATGGCGCGGGGGGTGCGGGGGAGCCGGCGCTCACCGACGTAGAGCGGGTGCGGTTCACGCGCGCCTCCGAGCGGTGGCTGCTGCGTCGGATCGAGCATGTCGAGCCGAATGCCAAGGCGCTGACGGCGCTTGCGTTCACCGCCGGGCGCCGGGTGGCGGCCGAGCTGCTCGACGCCAATGCCGTGAAGGAAGCGATCTGGCCGGTGTGCGAGGACATCGCCGACGTCCAGCATGAAGACATAGACCGGGCGATCGACGACGGCATAGCACGGGGCTTCGATCCTCAGCCACTGCGGCTCGATCACAAGTGCGCCGGCTACCCGCTGACCGACTTCGGCCTGGCCGAGCGATTCCGCGACCGCTTCGGCGCCGATTTCCGGTTCACCACGGCCAAAGGCTGGCTTGGATGGGACGGGCGTCGGTGGAAGGTGCTCGACCAGGACAAGGATACGCCGCCGGCGGAGCTGATCGCCTCGGCCTTCGAGACGGTCCGGCTGCTGCAGCAGGAGGGCCGCGCCGTTGCCGATACCGGCGAGCGGATCGAGCTCGTCTGGAAGGGCGAGGGAAAGAGCAAGCACCAGGCGCTCGACGACGCCGATCCCGACGCGGCCGCGCTCGATTATTGGGTGCTGGTCGGCAAGAGCTGGAAGCTGTTCTCCGGCCTGCTCCGGGAATTTGGCCGCAAGAGCGAGGTGGCGGGCAAGCCGGTGGCGATCGCCAATCTTGCCCGTCGCTGGCTGACCGTGCCGATCGAGGATTTCGACTGCGAGCAGATGGCGATCAACGTCATGAACGGCACGCTGCGTTTTCCGATCGAGACGATGGCCGACGGGACGAAGAAAGCCTCAGTGCGGCGGGATAAGCATCGGCGCGAGGATCTGATCACTAAGTTGTCGCCGATCGTCTATGACGCCGAGGCGGTGTGCCCGCTTTATGAC
The nucleotide sequence above comes from Sphingosinicella sp. BN140058. Encoded proteins:
- a CDS encoding phage/plasmid primase, P4 family: MLAAALAFAERGWPVFPCSPKDKRPLLPTDKDAEGKPIKGSGGLKKASTDPAQIRAWWRKWPHALVAIATGHPTLDLGGLRLFVVDFDPRVHDETGEIFELEGLKEATEAQIGCALPKTRAAMTPSGGVHLYLLQGDDGPPITNRGNLPRHVDVRGLGGYVIAPPSVMGADAIKGQRGLRYRWLRGDADAPLALAPAALIEVLRSKPGPLGSHQSTTLMGAPPSGENLAGDQPAAASLPAPPARARSEGSHPSGDPAADAIRKYGLAALDEECRELAATPIGGGKWGGRNMGIYHAALKLGGLVTSRPYPALSEAVVKAALQAVIDAMPHNDNPAGARQTLENGLTDGMGSGRDLSEMAENARRRSARPRRATPPAPPQPVANDNPASFRPGREVGQSDGAGGAGEPALTDVERVRFTRASERWLLRRIEHVEPNAKALTALAFTAGRRVAAELLDANAVKEAIWPVCEDIADVQHEDIDRAIDDGIARGFDPQPLRLDHKCAGYPLTDFGLAERFRDRFGADFRFTTAKGWLGWDGRRWKVLDQDKDTPPAELIASAFETVRLLQQEGRAVADTGERIELVWKGEGKSKHQALDDADPDAAALDYWVLVGKSWKLFSGLLREFGRKSEVAGKPVAIANLARRWLTVPIEDFDCEQMAINVMNGTLRFPIETMADGTKKASVRRDKHRREDLITKLSPIVYDAEAVCPLYDGMFSWAQPEAEMQRYLHQIAGYSATGDTGEHLLWFNYGGGRNGKSTTIDAWCSTLGDYSGTIAIESFLDQGIKKRGDQATPDLAKLGGIRMLRASEPGRDAKLDSALIKAVTGGEPMSVRALHRGFFDLLPRFKLLMSGNSKPSIPDTDDGIWGRMKLVWWRRHIEKPDEDPFASQFPESRANWPLKDPQLLNKIKSQELPGVFNRILAGLIDYLEHRFVEPASVKEATEAYRDSSDPLARFLRLCTVHDPNGRIQSSKLHEVFVAWAKAAQEKEWSNKGLANAMADKGFVKKASDGMQWLGLRLIRLASDFVDEHGRVKAISSDLSTAPPNEGETPIERGASWRPHPDDDYVPGFDEP